A region from the Gossypium hirsutum isolate 1008001.06 chromosome A08, Gossypium_hirsutum_v2.1, whole genome shotgun sequence genome encodes:
- the LOC107939708 gene encoding phospholipase A1-Ibeta2, chloroplastic, with product MHIGINSTLPAPNLHVFQPRRASFMCNNSTLNPVVSSSAAPSSTRQHLSNLEKLLQKTNQTDPEGVVKGCSKGSAETKGKVLLEGLNLSRIWPEMSAADDMSPRNLIRLQRLLSKTMEYSPRNNLGSRWREYHGCYDWSGLLDPLDENLRREVVRYGEFVQAAYHCFHSNPAMSADEAPLPRHVSLPERSYKVTKSLYATSSVGLPQWVDDVAPNLGWMTQRSSWMGFVAVCDDKREIQRMGRRDIVIALRGTATCLEWTENFRAQLVEISESDNPTQKVGRGFLSLHKTPGAHVPSLAESVVDEVQRLTEMYKGENLSITITGHSLGAALSLLVADEISSCAPQVPPIAVFSFGGPRVGNKGFADRLNEKNIKVLRIVNNQDLITKVPGVFIDEGFKQDPDKPKEEQRNESFARVFNMLENYNPWAYSHVGTELKVDTKMSPYLKPNVDVACCHDLEAYLHLVDGFLSMECPFRSNAKRSLAKLIDNQKSNVKQLYTHEALSLNLERRDSFSISMISCLPSPSR from the coding sequence ATGCACATCGGAATAAACTCGACTCTTCCCGCTCCAAACTTGCACGTCTTTCAACCCAGACGTGCAAGCTTCATGTGCAACAACTCAACTCTAAACCCAGTTGTTTCTTCATCAGCAGCACCATCGTCGACTCGGCAGCACCTATCCAACCTTGAGAAACTCCTCCAGAAAACAAACCAAACCGACCCAGAAGGAGTTGTGAAAGGATGCAGTAAAGGGTCGGCGGAGACTAAAGGTAAGGTTTTACTGGAAGGGCTTAATCTTTCGAGGATTTGGCCTGAAATGAGTGCCGCTGACGACATGTCTCCGCGTAATTTAATTAGGCTTCAGCGGCTTTTATCCAAAACCATGGAATATTCTCCAAGGAACAATCTCGGCTCTCGTTGGAGAGAGTATCACGGTTGCTATGATTGGTCTGGTTTGCTCGACCCGCTCGATGAGAATCTAAGGCGAGAAGTGGTTCGATATGGGGAATTTGTTCAGGCTGCTTACCATTGTTTCCATTCTAATCCCGCCATGTCAGCCGACGAGGCTCCCTTACCGAGACATGTGTCGTTGCCTGAACGGTCTTACAAGGTGACCAAGAGCCTTTATGCAACCTCATCGGTCGGTTTGCCGCAATGGGTGGACGACGTGGCTCCCAACCTTGGGTGGATGACTCAACGGTCTAGTTGGATGGGGTTCGTAGCGGTTTGTGATGATAAGAGGGAGATTCAACGCATGGGAAGGAGGGATATTGTCATTGCCTTACGAGGAACCGCTACGTGCTTGGAATGGACCGAGAATTTTAGGGCTCAACTGGTAGAGATCTCTGAATCCGATAACCCGACCCAAAAGGTTGGACGTGGATTCTTGAGCTTGCACAAAACACCCGGAGCTCACGTCCCTAGCTTGGCTGAATCAGTGGTTGATGAAGTGCAAAGGTTAACTGAAATGTACAAAGGAGAAAACCTTAGCATTACAATCACTGGGCATAGCCTTGGTGCGGCACTGTCTCTTTTAGTTGCCGATGAAATAAGTTCATGTGCGCCTCAAGTGCCCCCGATCGCTGTGTTTTCCTTTGGAGGACCTCGAGTAGGTAATAAAGGTTTTGCAGATCGACTTAATGAGAAAAACATTAAGGTGTTACGAATAGTAAACAATCAAGATTTAATCACAAAAGTTCCAGGTGTATTCATTGACGAAGGATTCAAACAAGATCCAGATAAACCCAAAGAAGAACAAAGAAATGAAAGTTTTGCTAGAGTGTTCAACATGCTTGAAAACTACAATCCATGGGCATACTCCCATGTCGGTACAGAACTAAAGGTTGACACTAAAATGTCGCCTTATCTAAAACCAAATGTTGACGTGGCATGTTGTCATGATTTGGAAGCTTACCTACACCTGGTGGATGGATTCCTATCAATGGAATGCCCCTTTAGATCAAATGCGAAGAGAAGTTTAGCTAAATTGATTGACAACCAAAAATCAAATGTGAAACAATTGTACACTCACGAAGCCTTGAGCTTGAACCTTGAAAGAAGGGATAGCTTTAGCATCTCTATGATTAGTTGTTTGCCTAGTCCCTCTCGATGA